The region CCAGCTGTTGAGCCCTGGTCTTTGAAAAGGGTATGTAATGCATCCCCATTCTCTGAGTCTCATCTCGCCCTTAACAAAGTGCCAACCTTATTCcatctccttctcaaactgagcTTCCGACACACACATCTTATCTGATCTTCTCAAGAGGTCTTGGTCTCCACTCTGTCTGCTGCTAAATTCTGCTCTGAGACACTCTCTCCCTTATCTCAGCTCTGATGTGCCTCAGCTCACCACTATATCTGCCCCAGGGGGCTAAGGCAGGCAGCCACACAGGGAATCCACATTCACAGGTTGGCTAccaaataaaataacaattttaatttgtttaacgaggcaagtgagttaagaacaaattgctgggccaattgtgcaccgccctatggaactcccgatcacggccggttgtgatacagcctgggatcaaacccgggactgtagtgacgccactgcgatgcagtgccttagagctGTGCCACTCAGGATCCCTGAATTATTAAATTGATGACACATAAATCGAACAACAAATAATTTTTACATTTCATAAAAATTGAATTATAGAGCTGTAATTGGATTTTAGGTAAGCAGAATATGAATACATAAGAAACAATGCAGTAGGCTATATATCGTTTTATCATGAAATCTGTTATTTTCAAGTCTTGACTTGAATGTGCAAATTTGGTGCACTTTAGGCTACATTCACTGATAGTTATCTAAACTGTGCAATCCAGTTAGCACAAGTGGTGTTAGTATCTCCCTCCTATCGAAGGCTGACAGGTTAGATTGGAAGCTGTTTCCCTATTTGATTGAAAGTTAAGAGGAAAAGAGCCACTGTGTCTACGAGTTTGTTTACCTTTTCCCAAGGTCCATGACAGGACAGGCTCCTCGTCCTTATCGCGTGTGGCATTGTTCAGCGGCTTTGTCGACGGAACAATAATGACCATTTGGGTTGATAGCATTAAGATTGTGGAACCATTTAAATCGTTGGGCTTGTGCCAGGTCATATGTCAATATAGAGATATCTTTAGCAACAATTTATATGGTCTAACAATATACAACGAATattttaaaaacatgaacatgctATTTTACACTGCTATGAGGGAGGAAAAGTGAGCTTTGTTTTTTTATTCCGTTTTCAGGGTAAAGAAAACACAACTTAATTCGTTAAGTGGAAAAAAATACAGCAGTAGCGTGTTGATTGTAATTGTCGTTAATTGGATGAGCAATTAGTCCTACCTCATTACAAATAGGCTATTTTCAGAAGCCCAATCTCAATTTATGACGAGTATAGATTTAGGCTATTAATTGTCAACGTCAACTCAAGTCATACTCAAATTCGAAAGTTAAATTCAGGCTCAACGATGAAATCCCTTTAATGGTTTCATAAAAAGATCAACGAACTATATGCTTCTAATAGAGCAACGTTATAGCCAATTTGTTTTGGACCATTTATCCCCTGCACAGAGCGACCCCAAACATGTATTATCAATttggctgtatagtaataataataaaactatAATTGTATTATAAGACAAATAATACAATCATAATGCAATTTATAATACAACGTATAATACAATTAGTATTCCCATTAGGCCTTGACTGTTGATGTTGTTTTAAAAAATCATTTTAATCGTTTGTGTTATTTGTTGTAGATGTAGTTGTAGGTCTAATACAAGTCTAAATATAATATGATTGGGTTGCAGAGAGAGGATGGCGTGATCTCACAGCACAATAAAATATTAAATCAAGGTTTATTGTCATGTACAAAAATACCATGTCTTGAACACAGTCCGTTAGAGCAATATTATCAACTTAGTTAAATAGCTAAACAAAACTAAATAGTGAAACAAGAAATTATAGTAGACCAATACACATAGTGAGAAAAAAACACATATAGTCCAATATAAACGTGTTAAACAGTATATGCCTACACTTGGATTTGCCTATTGGCCCATTCGTTGATGTTTTCAACAAGTAACCTTGCAGCTGCATAGCCAAACCTAAACAAAAACCTAAACGAAAAAAACTTGATGAGAGTTGGGTGGTTGTTTTGGAATAGTTTCTCACCACGCTCTTATCCCCGGTAAAGTTGCCTGAAAGTGTCCTTGTTGGAATGGTCCCTCTACATTTTCCATGAGGTTCATGTCAACTATATGGTTGTTGGACATTTGCGTTGCACTTGGTATGGATGGCATACTCGGATAACTACAACCATGTGAGTTATTACCATATCCATATATGGTGTTGTAAGAGCCAATTGTCACGTTGTATGGCGCTAAATGAGGTCCTCCCATGCACGGTTTGCCATCTCGAACCAACACGGGCACTGCCACCCTTCGTGGTAGAGGCGGGTATCCAGCCAATTCCAGAGACTTGTCTTGTCTTTGCCGCTTGCACTTGTACCTCCTGTTTTGAAACCAGATTTTGACTTGAGTAGAAGTCAGCTTTAGAATATTGGCGAGGTGGTCCCTCTCTGGTGCAGAAAGGTACCTCTGCTGTTTGAAGCGCCGTTCCAGCTCAAAAACCTGCGTTTGGGAAAATAGCACGCGTGGTTTTCTGCGCAATCTTTGCTTTGGCTTGCCTGAATAGGTATTGTCATTTTTCCCATCACAACCCATCGAATCGTCAAGAAGCATACCTGCAATAATTAGAAATAGCAATGTTAGACACATTCCTTCATTGGAAAACTGCCTAGTTAAAAACTTCCCACTgagcacagacgtcagttcaccTTCAAGTTCTGATTTACATTTGGTGGAGTGATCAGCTAACGTGAAATTAACAAACAcattcaccatgtcattggatttaggttaaaagttgggcaAAAAAATAGGAAATTACCTTACATTGATGACTTCTTGCAAAtcaaatcagttttccacgttgattcaacatcatcccATTGTTTTTGGGGGGTTGAAATTACGTGCAAACAACGTTGATTCACCCAGTTTTTGCACAGTGGGTTAGGCCTACTTCAATTGAAATTTCTGCGTCACATGGATTAACTGCATTACGCATTATGCATATCAGCAATGTCACAATATAAAGCTTTCACGGAGATTAAATTTAAATGTGGTGAGAAGGTCAATTCATTACCATTTTACTAGCCTTTATTTTCTCCTATAGGTAGGCCTCGTCATTGCCATTTATTTATATTTGTAAAACATTGTCAAAATAGGAGGTTTAGCTAGTTTATATTGAAAAAATGTAATTTTGTGCATGCCTATTAAAAtggcaatcagcagtagaaacaatagCAAAGCATCGTACCCTCACCTGTTTGGTTAACAAGCTGCGGGATGAGGCTGTAGAAATGTAAAcattctcaaattcatagacagagctatggatgtaaGGACTGACAATCCATGAAATAAACATTACAGTTTTAacaatgttttgaggctatatagtgtttgcttacatttactttgtttagagacattggagtaaaacaagcttatatgttTGGTTCTGAtagggtacgacagttgaaccaAACTCATGAGGCACCaatatgttatattcttcaataatcaatgggtacatatcattcatttataagtacAGAAATTAATGTAGCAACTGCTCATTGCCCCTTTAAAAAATGTTAATAATATTGCTCATGAACATAGATTTTGGTGGGGCATGAGGTTGAGAGACAGGCTGTCATGCAGCATCAAAGAGGCAGGATTGGGGCCAATTCCATAAAGCTTCATTCAGGGTGTACTTCAGTTTGTTTCAAAATAATTCATGattataaaaaaaacaacattttaattCAGTTCTTGTATTGACAGAGCCCAATCGAATATTTTTTTCTGAAATATCTGTCATTGGATGTCAGCGCTGCGTGTTTTAACGACATCGTTTTAATTTACCTGGGTCCCCATTTGTCTCCTCCTCAGCCGCTGAACTACAACTGCCCCTCAGGATGTCAATGTCCTCCGAACTCAGGGTGCATTTCATCTGTGTTGCTCCCGAGAAGCACGACTTATCCTGACTGTCAAGTAAGTCGAGGCTCCGAAGTGCACTGTGCATGCGCTGCAGAGACATCTGGGCGTCTTGATCTGGATAGAAGTAACCTTGGTGGGGGTGATGTTGCTGCTCCATCTTTAGAATATCTTTCACCGAGAATGGCGTTGAAGTCACTGGACTGGGAAGCATCACTAGTTTATACAGAGGATTATTTTTAAGACAGACAAATGTGTAACTGCACAGTTTCAGCGTGGTCAAGTGAAATCAATCATACAACAGATATTAGCGATGCTCTCCAAATGTTCTTCAATAGGGATGTAATAATTCCTTAGATCTAGGTGAGTTGATAAGCACTGTCTGAAAGTCAACCTGGTCTCACTATCGTGTGTAGTATCATCAGGGCATACCTTTCAGCACTCCAAGAAACCGTCTCCAAACTGCCAATAGCCAAGTGTGTGATGCGCCTGTCTCATGCACTTTAACCACTCCTTTATCTCATCTTACACGGTGACACGAGACATCTCACTTTAACTGGGTAAGGATGGACAGAATGGGGGTGGGGTGCCAGGATGGGAAGTTATTACACCTACATTTTCTCCTAGCTATTGAAGATGATGATGACGAAGAAGAATGTTTGGCTGTTGGACACTCTTAGATAAAAAGGTTCCGGATAGAATCAAAAAAGGGTTATAATTGCTTTCATCATATATGGCACCCCTAAAGGTTCTATATATAACCCTTTTGTAGGGTTCTTTGATCAGAACCCTAGGGATTATTCTTCACTGAACCAACACTGGTTCCATATCGGGTTCTATATGCAATGTCGGCTCTATATAGAACCTGTAAGGCTTCCGCATGCTTCGGATCGGCTGGTGTCTAGCTGAACTCGGCTAGGCGAACCGAACAAGTGTGGTCGCATACTCCCTTATAAGACCTTCGCTAGAAAATTGAGAAAAAGTGGCAATAGTAGACTACTGTTTGTCCCATCTTGAGACACCATAG is a window of Oncorhynchus keta strain PuntledgeMale-10-30-2019 chromosome 25, Oket_V2, whole genome shotgun sequence DNA encoding:
- the nkx2.7 gene encoding NK2 transcription factor related 7 — translated: MLPSPVTSTPFSVKDILKMEQQHHPHQGYFYPDQDAQMSLQRMHSALRSLDLLDSQDKSCFSGATQMKCTLSSEDIDILRGSCSSAAEEETNGDPGMLLDDSMGCDGKNDNTYSGKPKQRLRRKPRVLFSQTQVFELERRFKQQRYLSAPERDHLANILKLTSTQVKIWFQNRRYKCKRQRQDKSLELAGYPPLPRRVAVPVLVRDGKPCMGGPHLAPYNVTIGSYNTIYGYGNNSHGCSYPSMPSIPSATQMSNNHIVDMNLMENVEGPFQQGHFQATLPGIRAW